In Nicotiana tabacum cultivar K326 chromosome 17, ASM71507v2, whole genome shotgun sequence, one DNA window encodes the following:
- the LOC107771888 gene encoding 2-oxoglutarate-dependent dioxygenase DAO, which produces METENSVPVIDLQDFPRQSSKFIKVCEEWGCFRILNHDNILPVSLMAEMREVVRTLFDLPTEIKKCNKDVIAGSGYMSPSEKNPLYEALGLYDMSSPEDVDAFCTQLDASPQQRETIKKYAAAIHGLMMDIMRKMGEGLGLENVSFEDWPSQFRINKYHFTPEAVGSSGVQIHTDSGFLTILQDDENVGGLEVMKKSGEFVAVDPWPNTLLVNLGDIGTVWSNGRFYNVKHRVICKEAKIRWSIASFLLGPREIAVEPPPELVDAEHPRVYVPFTFQDYRKLRLSTKLQAGEALDLMRTNL; this is translated from the exons ATGGAAACTGAAAATTCAGTGCCAGTAATTGATTTACAGGATTTTCCAAGGCAATCATCAAAGTTCATTAAAGTTTGTGAAGAATGGGGATGCTTCAGGATTTTGAACCATGACAATATTCTTCCAGTTTCACTCATGGCAGAGATGAGGGAAGTGGTGAGGACATTGTTCGATCTTCCAACTGAAATCAAGAAATGTAATAAGGATGTGATAGCTGGATCTGGGTATATGTCCCCTAGTGAAAAGAATCCACTTTATGAGGCTTTGGGTCTCTACGATATGTCTTCTCCTGAAGATGTTGATGCTTTCTGTACTCAGTTAGATGCATCCCCGCAACAGAg AGAGACAATCAAGAAGTATGCTGCAGCAATTCATGGACTAATGATGGACATCATGCGAAAAATGGGTGAAGGGTTGGGACTGGAAAATGTTTCGTTCGAAGATTGGCCTAGTCAGTTTAGGATTAACAAGTACCACTTCACTCCAGAAGCTGTAGGTTCCTCTGGGGTTCAGATACACACAGACTCGGGGTTCCTTACTATTCTACAGGATGATGAAAATGTTGGTGGTCTTGAGGTTATGAAGAAATCTGGTGAATTTGTTGCAGTTGATCCCTGGCCAAATACCCTCCTTGTGAATCTTGGAGACATAGGCACG GTATGGAGCAATGGAAGATTTTACAATGTGAAGCATAGAGTGATATGCAAGGAAGCAAAAATACGGTGGTCTATTGCTTCATTCCTCTTGGGACCTAGAGAAATAGCAGTGGAACCACCACCGGAGCTGGTTGATGCTGAACACCCCCGTGTCTATGTTCCATTCACTTTCCAGGATTATAGAAAGCTCCGGTTGTCAACAAAGTTGCAGGCGGGTGAAGCTCTTGATCTTATGCGCACTAACTTGTAA
- the LOC107771887 gene encoding putative L-type lectin-domain containing receptor kinase S.5 encodes MGLLTAKLLTIFIFLCCLQLKLEAQKLKTFNKEYPSFDETFFNIFEVEKPATISNAALQVTPDSASSDFNLYNNSGRILLKQPFKLWDGDISNNKSRVASFNSSFLVNIYRPKNETAAEGLAFLISPDLEKPLNSQGQYLGLTNATTDGNATNKVIAVELDTFKQTFDPDDNHIGIDIHSIRSVKYESLSSHGIELAPIGARFYNVWVQYDGIKKILDVYIAEQAEKNGSTPPRPNNPILTYNLDLKNHVNQESYFGFSASTGSNYQLNCVLRWNLTVEYFPDKKHPWLKVVLGVGVPVVVLLLLGAAYLGYIYHRRRIDRSQSNILGALKSLPGTPQEYKFKALKKATNNFDEKNKLGQGGYGVVYRGFLVAEDKDIAVKWFSRESIKGEDDFLAELTIINRLRHKHLVKLLGWCHKNGKLLLVYEYMPNGSLDMHLFSGPDKQPLSWHVRYKIVQGVASALHYLHNEYEQRVVHRDLKASNIMLDSKFNARLGDFGLARALDNERTSYAEAEGVLGTMGYIAPECFHTGKATSQSDVYAFGAVLLEVVCGQRPGIKVNGFQFFVDWVWYLHRDGRILEAVDQRLGDDYVAEEAKKLLLLGLACSHPIASERPKTQTIVQIISGSAPAPEVPPFKPAFVWPSMMPMDIDSSVMDTTSITTSNFNSGWSLDYQSRETPSYADHPNSLV; translated from the exons ATGGGATTATTGACAGCAAAACTACTCACCATTTTCATCTTTCTCTGCTGTCTTCAACTCAAACTTGAAGCCCAGAAACTGAAAACTTTCAATAAAGAGTATCCATCTTTTGATGAAACTTTCTTTAACATATTTGAGGTTGAAAAACCTGCAACAATCAGCAACGCTGCTCTTCAGGTAACCCCTGACTCTGCATCTTCTGATTTCAACCTCTACAATAACTCAGGAAGAATCCTCTTGAAACAGCCATTTAAGCTATGGGATGGTGATATTTCAAACAATAAAAGCAGGGTTGCATCTTTCAACTCTTCTTTTCTTGTAAATATTTATAGGCCAAAGAATGAAACAGCTGCTGAAGGTTTAGCATTCTTGATTTCTCCAGATTTAGAGAAACCACTCAACAGCCAAGGGCAGTATTTGGGTTTGACAAATGCTACCACTGATGGAAATGCCACCAATAAAGTTATTGCTGTTGAGCTTGATACTTTTAAGCAGACCTTTGACCCTGATGATAACCATATTGGTATAGATATTCACAGTATTAGATCTGTAAAGTATGAATCTTTGTCATCCCATGGGATTGAGCTTGCTCCTATTGGTGCAAGATTCTATAATGTTTGGGTACAATATGATGGAATCAAGAAAATTCTTGATGTGTATATTGCAGAACAAGCTGAAAAGAATGGTTCTACACCACCTAGGCCAAACAACCCTATATTAACATATAATCTTGATTTaaaaaatcatgtgaatcaagaatcatattttggattttctgCATCAACTGGGAGTAATTACCAACTCAACTGTGTGTTGAGGTGGAACTTAACAGTTGAGTATTTTCCAGATAAAAAGCATCCTTGGTTAAAGGTTGTTTTAGGGGTTGGGGTTCCAGTAGTGGTGTTATTGCTACTTGGGGCAGCATATTTAGGGTATATTTATCACAGGAGAAGAATTGATAGGTCACAGTCAAACATATTGGGTGCACTAAAGAGTTTGCCTGGAACCCCACAAGAGTATAAGTTCAAGGCCTTGAAAAAAGCTACCAACAATTTTGATGAAAAGAACAAGCTTGGGCAGGGGGGATATGGAGTGGTTTACAGAGGTTTTTTAGTTGCCGAGGATAAAGATATTGCAGTCAAGTGGTTTTCAAGGGAAAGCATCAAAGGGGAAGATGATTTCTTGGCTGAACTTACTATCATTAATCGTCTCAGGCATAAACATCTTGTCAAATTGCTTG GATGGTGCCACAAGAATGGAAAGCTACTGCTTGTATACGAATACATGCCTAATGGCAGCCTAGATATGCACCTTTTTTCGGGGCCAGATAAGCAGCCGCTGAGCTGGCATGTCCGCTACAAGATTGTGCAAGGTGTCGCCTCAGCGTTGCATTATCTGCACAATGAGTACGAGCAGAGGGTGGTCCATCGCGATCTAAAGGCAAGTAACATCATGCTCGACTCCAAGTTCAATGCACGCCTTGGGGATTTTGGCCTTGCACGAGCCCTTGACAACGAAAGGACCTCATATGCTGAGGCTGAAGGAGTACTTGGCACAATGGGATACATAGCACCAGAGTGTTTCCACACCGGGAAAGCCACATCGCAATCTGATGTTTACGCATTTGGAGCCGTGTTGTTGGAAGTTGTATGTGGCCAAAGACCTGGAATCAAGGTTAATGGTTTTCAATTCTTTGTTGATTGGGTTTGGTACTTGCATCGCGATGGCCGTATCCTAGAAGCTGTTGATCAAAGGCTTGGAGATGACTATGTTGCTGAAGAAGCAAAGAAACTTCTGCTATTAGGTTTGGCTTGCTCACATCCAATAGCAAGTGAGAGGCCTAAAACACAGACAATAGTTCAGATTATATCAGGGTCAGCACCAGCACCAGAAGTTCCACCGTTTAAGCCGGCATTTGTATGGCCATCTATGATGCCAATGGACATAGACTCTAGTGTTATGGACACAACATCTATAACAACTTCTAACTTCAATTCAGGATGGAGTCTTGACTATCAAAGCAGGGAGACCCCATCATATGCAGACCACCCCAACTCATTGGTGTAG
- the LOC107771886 gene encoding uncharacterized protein LOC107771886 has translation MTTKNDFFPEELLSMVADAFGSLISLVVYACRLNIERDMQARRGLEEASASKMRKKKTSQQKAPVLQKEGNKAKRIQDFHALPIQNGLKPTKRVPSNEVSPLFQHADKSSPEFLPDTSTSGNEYRALRRKYLLLEEESFALGKELSEAEDEIKALEDEKLTLLDELVVLEGLVDPSDIQSQGQRL, from the coding sequence ATGACAACCAAAAATGACTTTTTTCCTGAGGAGCTGCTTAGCATGGTTGCTGATGCTTTTGGAAGTTTGATATCACTAGTTGTTTATGCTTGCAGATTAAATATAGAGAGAGATATGCAGGCTCGTAGAGGACTTGAGGAAGCTTCAGCTTCCAAAATGCGAAAAAAGAAAACATCACAACAAAAGGCTCCAGTGCTGCAAAAAGAAGGGAATAAGGCAAAAAGGATACAAGATTTTCATGCGCTGCCAATTCAAAATGGACTAAAACCCACCAAAAGAGTACCATCAAACGAAGTTTCCCCATTATTCCAACATGCCGACAAATCATCACCTGAATTCTTGCCGGATACTTCCACTTCCGGAAATGAATATCGGGCATTAAGGAGAAAGTATCTATTGCTGGAGGAAGAAAGTTTTGCTCTTGGTAAAGAATTGAGTGAAGCCGAAGATGAGATTAAGGCCCTTGAAGACGAGAAGCTTACACTCCTTGATGAACTAGTTGTGTTGGAAGGCCTGGTTGATCCTTCAGACATTCAATCCCAAGGCCAGCGATTATGA
- the LOC107771885 gene encoding subtilisin-like serine-protease S isoform X1, whose protein sequence is MGVSEKTLLLLFLCVFLGDISLCFSSKLYVVYMGSKDGDEHPDEILRQNHQMLTAIHKGSVEQAKTSHVYSYRHGFKGFAAKLTEAQASEISKMPGVVSVFPNTKRSLHTTHSWDFMGLSDDETMEIPGFSTKNQVNVIIGFIDTGIWPESPSFSDTNMPPVPAGWKGQCQSGEAFNASICNRKIIGAKYYMSGYEAEEENGKTMLYKSARDSSGHGSHTASTAAGRYIANMNYKGLANGGARGGAPMARIAVYKTCWSSGCYDVDLLAAFDDAIRDGVHVISLSLGPDAPQGDYFNDAISVGSFHAVSRGILVVASVGNEGSTGSATNLAPWVITVAASSTDRDFTSDIVLGNGVRLKGESLSLSQMNTSTRIIPASEAYAGYFTPYQSSYCLDSSLNRTKAKGKVLVCLHAGSSSESKMEKSIIVKEAGGVGMILIDEADKGVAIPFVIPAATVGKRIGNKILAYINNTRLPMARILSAKTVLGAQPAPRVAAFSSRGPNSLTPEILKPDIAAPGLNILAAWSPAASTKLNFNILSGTSMACPHITGVVALLKAVHPSWSPSAIKSAIMTTAKLSDKHHKPIIVDPEGKRANPFDFGSGFVNPIKVLDPGLIYDAQPADYKAFLCSIGYDEKSLHLITRDNSTCDQTFASPNGLNYPSITVPNLRSTYSVTRTVTNVGKARSIYKAVVFAPMGVNVTVVPRRLAFTKYYQKMNFTVNFKVAAPTEGYVFGSLTWRNKRTWVTSPLVVRVAHSNMGMMV, encoded by the exons ATGGGTGTTTCAGAAAAGACTCTTCTTTTACTGTTTCTTTGTGTTTTTCTTGGAGATATTAGCCTCTGCTTTTCTTCCAAG ttataTGTGGTGTACATGGGAAGCAAAGATGGTGATGAACACCCAGatgaaattttgaggcaaaaccATCAAATGCTGACTGCTATTCATAAAGGAAG TGTTGAACAGGCCAAGACTTCTCATGTATATAGTTATAGGCATGGTTTTAAAGGCTTTGCAGCCAAGTTGACTGAGGCACAGGCTTCTGAAATATCCA aaatgcCTGGAGTGGTATCTGTATTTCCAAATACTAAGAGGAGCCTACACACAACACATTCATGGGATTTTATGGGGCTCAGTGATGATGAAACAATGGAAATCCCAGGTTTTTCTACCAAGAACCAAGTTAATGTTATCATTGGTTTCATTGATACAG GAATTTGGCCTGAGTCTCCAAGTTTTAGTGATACCAACATGCCTCCAGTGCCAGCTGGATGGAAAGGACAGTGCCAATCAGGGGAAGCATTCAATGCCTCTATATGCAACAG GAAAATAATTGGGGCTAAATATTATATGAGCGGCTATGAAGCTGAAGAAGAAAATGGGAAGACCATGTTATACAAGTCTGCTAGGGACAGTTCTGGTCATGGGAGTCACACAGCTTCTACAGCAGCGGGACGTTACATAGCTAATATGAATTACAAAGGTTTGGCAAATGGAGGAGCCAGAGGTGGTGCCCCAATGGCCAGGATAGCAGTGTACAAAACCTGCTGGAGTTCTGGTTGCTATGATGTTGATTTATTGGCTGCATTTGATGATGCAATTAGAGATGGGGTTCATGTCATTTCTCTATCTTTGGGCCCTGATGCTCCCCAAGGAGATTATTTCAATGATGCCATTTCTGTGGGGTCATTTCATGCTGTTAGCCGCGGAATACTTGTGGTCGCTTCAGTTGGAAATGAAGGCAGCACTGGTTCAGCCACAAATTTAGCTCCTTGGGTGATCACAGTTGCAGCCAGTTCAACCGACAGAGATTTTACTTCTGATATTGTACTAGGAAATGGAGTTCGACTCAAG GGTGAAAGTCTTAGCTTATCACAAATGAATACATCTACAAGAATTATACCTGCTTCTGAAGCTTATGCTGGATACTTCACTCCCTATCAATCCAG TTATTGCTTAGATAGTTCTTTGAATAGAACTAAGGCCAAAGGGAAGGTTCTTGTGTGCCTACATGCTGGAAGCTCAAGTGAGTCAAAGATGGAGAAAAGCATTATAGTTAAAGAAGCCGGTGGAGTTGGGATGATCCTTATAGATGAAGCAGACAAGGGTGTGGCCATCCCTTTTGTCATTCCTGCAGCAACTGTTGGGAAAAGGATTGGAAACAAGATCCTAGCTTACATTAATAATACACG CCTCCCCATGGCAAGGATTCTCTCTGCTAAAACCGTTTTGGGAGCTCAACCTGCTCCTCGGGTAGCAGCATTTTCTTCTAGAGGTCCTAATTCTCTAACACCAGAAATTTTGAAG CCTGATATTGCAGCTCCTGGATTAAATATCCTGGCAGCATGGTCTCCAGCAGCTTCTACTAAGTTGAACTTCAACATACTCTCCGGAACTTCTATGGCTTGCCCCCACATAACAGGAGTCGTTGCCTTGTTAAAAGCTGTGCATCCATCTTGGTCTCCCTCTGCAATTAAATCCGCGATCATGACAACAG CTAAACTGTCAGATAAGCATCACAAACCCATAATAGTGGATCCTGAAGGGAAGAGGGCTAATCCATTTGACTTTGGTTCTGGCTTTGTTAACCCCATAAAAGTCCTGGATCCTGGTCTTATATACGATGCACAACCAGCAGATTACAAAGCATTTCTTTGTTCAATTGGTTATGATGAGAAATCTCTGCATCTGATTACAAGGGACAACAGCACCTGTGATCAAACCTTTGCGTCACCAAATGGACTAAATTATCCCTCCATCACAGTACCAAACCTAAGAAGCACATATTCAGTAACTCGAACTGTTACTAACGTGGGAAAAGCAAGAAGCATTTACAAGGCAGTCGTCTTTGCCCCAATGGGTGTCAATGTCACTGTGGTTCCCCGAAGATTAGCCTTCACTAAATATTACCAGAAGATGAATTTTACAGTGAACTTCAAGGTGGCTGCACCAACAGAGGGATATGTGTTTGGTTCTTTGACATGGAGGAACAAAAGAACATGGGTAACATCTCCACTTGTCGTCAGAGTGGCACATTCCAACATGGGTATGATGGTATAG
- the LOC107771885 gene encoding subtilisin-like serine-protease S isoform X2, which yields MGVSEKTLLLLFLCVFLGDISLCFSSKLYVVYMGSKDGDEHPDEILRQNHQMLTAIHKGSVEQAKTSHVYSYRHGFKGFAAKLTEAQASEISKMPGVVSVFPNTKRSLHTTHSWDFMGLSDDETMEIPGFSTKNQVNVIIGFIDTGIWPESPSFSDTNMPPVPAGWKGQCQSGEAFNASICNRKIIGAKYYMSGYEAEEENGKTMLYKSARDSSGHGSHTASTAAGRYIANMNYKGLANGGARGGAPMARIAVYKTCWSSGCYDVDLLAAFDDAIRDGVHVISLSLGPDAPQGDYFNDAISVGSFHAVSRGILVVASVGNEGSTGSATNLAPWVITVAASSTDRDFTSDIVLGNGVRLKGESLSLSQMNTSTRIIPASEAYAGYFTPYQSSYCLDSSLNRTKAKGKVLVCLHAGSSSESKMEKSIIVKEAGGVGMILIDEADKGVAIPFVIPAATVGKRIGNKILAYINNTRLPMARILSAKTVLGAQPAPRVAAFSSRGPNSLTPEILKPDIAAPGLNILAAWSPAASTKLNFNILSGTSMACPHITGVVALLKAVHPSWSPSAIKSAIMTTDKHHKPIIVDPEGKRANPFDFGSGFVNPIKVLDPGLIYDAQPADYKAFLCSIGYDEKSLHLITRDNSTCDQTFASPNGLNYPSITVPNLRSTYSVTRTVTNVGKARSIYKAVVFAPMGVNVTVVPRRLAFTKYYQKMNFTVNFKVAAPTEGYVFGSLTWRNKRTWVTSPLVVRVAHSNMGMMV from the exons ATGGGTGTTTCAGAAAAGACTCTTCTTTTACTGTTTCTTTGTGTTTTTCTTGGAGATATTAGCCTCTGCTTTTCTTCCAAG ttataTGTGGTGTACATGGGAAGCAAAGATGGTGATGAACACCCAGatgaaattttgaggcaaaaccATCAAATGCTGACTGCTATTCATAAAGGAAG TGTTGAACAGGCCAAGACTTCTCATGTATATAGTTATAGGCATGGTTTTAAAGGCTTTGCAGCCAAGTTGACTGAGGCACAGGCTTCTGAAATATCCA aaatgcCTGGAGTGGTATCTGTATTTCCAAATACTAAGAGGAGCCTACACACAACACATTCATGGGATTTTATGGGGCTCAGTGATGATGAAACAATGGAAATCCCAGGTTTTTCTACCAAGAACCAAGTTAATGTTATCATTGGTTTCATTGATACAG GAATTTGGCCTGAGTCTCCAAGTTTTAGTGATACCAACATGCCTCCAGTGCCAGCTGGATGGAAAGGACAGTGCCAATCAGGGGAAGCATTCAATGCCTCTATATGCAACAG GAAAATAATTGGGGCTAAATATTATATGAGCGGCTATGAAGCTGAAGAAGAAAATGGGAAGACCATGTTATACAAGTCTGCTAGGGACAGTTCTGGTCATGGGAGTCACACAGCTTCTACAGCAGCGGGACGTTACATAGCTAATATGAATTACAAAGGTTTGGCAAATGGAGGAGCCAGAGGTGGTGCCCCAATGGCCAGGATAGCAGTGTACAAAACCTGCTGGAGTTCTGGTTGCTATGATGTTGATTTATTGGCTGCATTTGATGATGCAATTAGAGATGGGGTTCATGTCATTTCTCTATCTTTGGGCCCTGATGCTCCCCAAGGAGATTATTTCAATGATGCCATTTCTGTGGGGTCATTTCATGCTGTTAGCCGCGGAATACTTGTGGTCGCTTCAGTTGGAAATGAAGGCAGCACTGGTTCAGCCACAAATTTAGCTCCTTGGGTGATCACAGTTGCAGCCAGTTCAACCGACAGAGATTTTACTTCTGATATTGTACTAGGAAATGGAGTTCGACTCAAG GGTGAAAGTCTTAGCTTATCACAAATGAATACATCTACAAGAATTATACCTGCTTCTGAAGCTTATGCTGGATACTTCACTCCCTATCAATCCAG TTATTGCTTAGATAGTTCTTTGAATAGAACTAAGGCCAAAGGGAAGGTTCTTGTGTGCCTACATGCTGGAAGCTCAAGTGAGTCAAAGATGGAGAAAAGCATTATAGTTAAAGAAGCCGGTGGAGTTGGGATGATCCTTATAGATGAAGCAGACAAGGGTGTGGCCATCCCTTTTGTCATTCCTGCAGCAACTGTTGGGAAAAGGATTGGAAACAAGATCCTAGCTTACATTAATAATACACG CCTCCCCATGGCAAGGATTCTCTCTGCTAAAACCGTTTTGGGAGCTCAACCTGCTCCTCGGGTAGCAGCATTTTCTTCTAGAGGTCCTAATTCTCTAACACCAGAAATTTTGAAG CCTGATATTGCAGCTCCTGGATTAAATATCCTGGCAGCATGGTCTCCAGCAGCTTCTACTAAGTTGAACTTCAACATACTCTCCGGAACTTCTATGGCTTGCCCCCACATAACAGGAGTCGTTGCCTTGTTAAAAGCTGTGCATCCATCTTGGTCTCCCTCTGCAATTAAATCCGCGATCATGACAACAG ATAAGCATCACAAACCCATAATAGTGGATCCTGAAGGGAAGAGGGCTAATCCATTTGACTTTGGTTCTGGCTTTGTTAACCCCATAAAAGTCCTGGATCCTGGTCTTATATACGATGCACAACCAGCAGATTACAAAGCATTTCTTTGTTCAATTGGTTATGATGAGAAATCTCTGCATCTGATTACAAGGGACAACAGCACCTGTGATCAAACCTTTGCGTCACCAAATGGACTAAATTATCCCTCCATCACAGTACCAAACCTAAGAAGCACATATTCAGTAACTCGAACTGTTACTAACGTGGGAAAAGCAAGAAGCATTTACAAGGCAGTCGTCTTTGCCCCAATGGGTGTCAATGTCACTGTGGTTCCCCGAAGATTAGCCTTCACTAAATATTACCAGAAGATGAATTTTACAGTGAACTTCAAGGTGGCTGCACCAACAGAGGGATATGTGTTTGGTTCTTTGACATGGAGGAACAAAAGAACATGGGTAACATCTCCACTTGTCGTCAGAGTGGCACATTCCAACATGGGTATGATGGTATAG